The sequence AAACTATACTCCCCTAAAGCGTTAACTAGTGTAATAAATGATCACAATGATATGATGGATATTTCAGAAGTTATAACAATCACACTAATGCATCGTGCAAACACTCACCTGAAAATCTCAAACCTACCTTATAGAAGCATTTGGAGTACATATAGCACTGGCCTCTATAAAAACATTGACACAAATCAGATTAATAATAAGGATTTTGATAAACATatcatttttctaataataatcccAACTCAACAATTTGcaaaagtagagagagagagagagagagagagagagagagagagagaggggggggagagagagagagagagagagagagagagagagaggggggggggagagagagagagagagagagagagagagagagaaagggtAAGTAAGACCACTTATTAGTTCATGATGTGACTAGGTCAAGAAGTGAAATTTTTTAATGGGGAGTGTTAGATTTAAGTGTTAAATTTGGGGTGGGTGAAGTAGTAAAATATTATTGCTGTTAAGTAtaaaatatattagttaaaaatatataaaaattaatgctaAATTCTGATTGGCTGGAGTGGATTTGACCCTTTTTCCCATTTCCGTCAACCATATGACTAACGCCCCTTTTTCGCCAGTTCTGACGCCCCGTCAGAGCTCTGCCACCTAGATTTCCACATCATGTGAGGGAAATTTTTGATGCCCCATTAAAAGTGGTCTAAGTAGATAACCTACCTCTTAATCTCCTAGTAAGGGAACAATCCCCCTGCAATCGATTACAATAAACACTTCTCTTTTGTTCACAGTTTTACTAATTACATTTTGCTCAGGTGAAAATCAATACGGACGAGGCCAGTTTCCGCTGTAATAAATCCTATCTTGAGGATCTCTGTAGTTGTCTCTGCGTCCACCACCACCACCGTAGCCACCAATTCTTCCACCACTACACAAACAACCAATTTTAGCACAATCATAAAAGCCAATAAACACACACAAAAGCTCGAGTTCATACAACAAACAGGGGCCTAAAACtaattattttaatgaaagtttggGAAAGGTAAGCACACAAACAACCTGAATGCTTAACAACCATAAATGACatcattacacacacacacacacacagaataATTACAAGTATTGCCTAGGAGTGACTGTCAATTATTAGATAAAACGGGTTCCACCTCCACCTATATTTCGCAGCCTCTACAAGTATAACAGTGGTTATAATTTGATTATGGTTGTCACTGTCTTACAATTTTAATAATCGACATAGAATAGTAAAGCATAATAATAAACCAAATCAAATATTAGTGTCAAACCGCAAGGATCAATTTGCAAAGAAAACTGGTATCATTAGAGTGAAAGGTATTCAGCAAAACATACTCTCTTTATACCATTCAACTAGCATGCATATACCTAGAAACAATGCAAAATCTCACTCACGAATCCACAAAACGCAGCACATAGGTTATTGAAAAAGTAACTTCAACATGTATGACTATTCATCAAACCATTTGCTAATCATACGACAAGATAACTTTTCACTACAAAACTTCAACCGTATGTGATATCATCACGAGAATAAACATCCTAACAAACCATAGGAATGCTCACAGGACGTATTTAGCGGAAGTCATTGTTTATTTTGGACCATTGAAATGAGATGACGACCAAAAGATTCTAATATTAAACAAAAATGATCCATACATAATCACGTGTAAGATGGAACATCCTAGCAAATCATTAAGGTGATGAATTACTTAAAAAGAAAGACgttatatatatgaataaatatataaatattaaattgatcATGATGAGATAATTACAACACATACCCTTGCGCAGGAGGAGGAGGCCTTGGAGGAGATTTCTCAGCCATTTCAACGCTAATTATGTGACCTCTCAGCTCATGATCTGATGAACAAGAAAACAATTACATGTAGCCGCATAACAAAGTAACATAACCTAGAAGAAAGTTCGGTAACAAGGGCATACTGTTGTAAAATCCGCCAGCAGCATGTGCAATATAAGGATTCTCAAAGACCAACACAGCATCTCCTTTGTTTTTTCCGTGTTCATCGGTGTAAATCGTAATGTCATAAGGCCACGTGTCATTATAGCTTCGCTCCTGCTTAATTCTTCCAATCTACAAACACCATGACGTATATGCAATTGTCATTCAACAACTTctcaaactaatatatatatagagTTCACTAGCTAGGTGAGACGAGGAACAAGCCAAAATTGGTTTAAAGTGGAAGTGGGTCAAATTTATAAGGAGAAGAAACCAACCAGGCCAGCTTGAGTTGACACAACATACACTTAGAACCTTTTAAATATAATATACGGGTCTATTGGGATCTCAAAAACAAAatgtaatataaaaaaaaatccaaatCATAGTTCCCCTTTAACTAATACTTTTCTTTTTTATTTCACCCACTAGACCCATTAATGATGAGATACAGCCCAAAACGACCCTAACATATAAAAAGGGAATTATAATTTCCACATCTAACAGTAAAGTAACTTACTGCTTGACAATATAAGATAAACGACAATTCTATGTACCTGTCCAAGGCCTCCAAATAGCGCTCTCAATTCATCAACAGTCACATCTGGAGGCAAATTCGAAATGTAGATACGTGCATTGTCACAGGATTTATCACAAGTTTCATGACACTTCTTAACCTTTGCAGGTGCTTCAGCAAGAGCACCACCAGAACCACCTTGACTCTTTGGTCGACCACCATAACCACCTTGACTCTGTGGTTGACTACCTTGACTATGAGGGTCAATTTGACAATACCATTAATAAAGAGAAAGCATGCAACTTCTATTATTTGAGAAAGCATATATACTCTTAAATACTAAATGGACTAGAATAAGACTTGCAGTACGTGTGTTCAGAAAACAAAATTGTAGATCATAAATTATTTGAAGTCAGTTAAAGGTGTTTAGAATTGTTTATTTTGAACAGTTAATCTACTTAGTAAATAAAAAGTACCAACATATGTTTTGTTAAGTGCTTACTCCTACTAGGATAAGCACAAGTGCATTTTAAAAAGAatgtttagaactgtttcattttaATAATATAATTCGTAAGTACTATATAAGCAATCCCAAACATTGAAACACCTCTTCAAAATATAAACATTTAGCAATGATTTTATTAAGGTACATATAACGAAAAGCCGGTCTCAAAAGAGAATTTATTGAATAACATGCCCAACACCAAAAATCTAGATGCGAGTCACATGTCCTACTAGAAAATGCCAACAAAAGAAACCTATTTGTATCCACCCATATCCTATTAACGCTATAGCTAGACACAGCATGAGCTTGTAACATGCTAAAATCTTTCTATCTCTATAAGTCACCGATTTAAGATACACACTTTACGTTTCGAAACAAGATAACTGACAGAGTTCATGAATACCAACTATGACTTGTGAAAAATATTGTGTTTAGTAACCATTCTTTTTGAATACGATCAAAACATGATTCAGGCATTATAAGTTATATACTATAACAGCATATTTCCATCCCACTAATGTCATTATCATGATATGCATTCTAATTCTAGTATAATTGCCAAAACAAATTCAGATGTGCATAATTCAAAATACATAACCAAATcaacaaaggaaaaaaaaaaaaaaaacaaattactCTGGATTAGGGCACGGCCAGTCTCCTTCTCTACCACCACCTCCGCCAATGCGCCCTTGATCTCCACCACCTTGATATCCACCTCCACCTGAACAATTCAAGAGAATAAAACGCATATTCGATTACATACTCCAATTATTACATTCTTATTTGATACGAAAAATTACTAATTAAAAAAGCATCAATTATGTGATTTACCCCCGTATCCACCGCCACTGCCTCCTTCTCTAGCACCACCACGACTACCGTAACCGCCgccgccgccaccaccaccactGCTACCGTATCCACCACCACCGCTGCTACCGTATCCACCGCCAGTTCCGGCGTATCCACCGCCGACGGGCGGTGGAGCAGATCCATCTCCTTCATGACCGTATCCAGGCATAGTGTGACTTAgggtttcgtttttttttttttttaaatttttttttacgaggaaccacTGCCAGGAACGGGCACATTGGCCCCGCAGCGGGTAAActcgggtaaacggcaagccaagcCTCCACCGCTAACAGGTAAAGCATCCTCAGGCTATTGGTCTCTTAAGTTCGCCCTAAGCGTTTGAAGTGCCTTGAAGGGAAACGAACCCGTGACCTCACCTTCATTGAAAGTGTTGGTGGCCATCCAAGCTATGCCTGAATGGTTTTTTTAAGTTTATGTTGAGAGGGGGGATTTGCGTTATTTATATACGAGGAGGATTGATAAGCGGGGCTTTGTATGGGATCGGATTATCGATGCATCCGGTCGGGTTTGGAACTAGTTAAAATAATCTCATAACCGGTTAGGAAACCTTGTTTTAAATCCGGATCCATACCCGTCAGGTTCACATTTACTTCTAACCGTCAAGTTATCGAGTTTTACCATGGGTAAACGGGAATCCCCGTTTACTTATCAACTCTCGGGTTACTGGATTTTCTCGCAGGTATCAAATATCTCATTGTTAGTCATTCTTATTCACCATTCACCTTTCAATTTATGTTTCAATAAAgttattaaattatttattaaatctaaataaatattgaaaaatagtacaatatggttaatattattattattattaaattttattatcatgaaattaAAATTTCCTTCGGGTCGGGTATATGGGTTGAGTATACAAGTCGGGTATGCGGGTTTGTATCTAAACTCATCCCCAACCCAAACCCGAAAAAAAAACAAAATCATTCCATACTCGGCCCAAGACCCAAATATCCAGACCCGAACCCGAACCCAGCTCAAAAGTGTTGGGTTTCGGGTTTACCCATCGTGTACGGATCTTTTTGCCATCACCAGATCGGATTATGTTGCACTGCTTTTTGAGTTGTAATACAAAAAATAAGAATAAAACTATATgagataagaataagaataatcttaaaacaaaattataaataaaaaaataaaacgtaattgTAATATAGTGAAAAATAGAGTGTGATAATTTTTTTTGGAAggtgtatatttttatatgaattaCTTTCTCCATTTTAAATCTATTATTTTAAAACTTTTAGATGTgcttttttgtttattttttagtTTTACCATTACTTTTTACCTATATTATTATCTTACATATATAAAGTACGGGCAAAAAAAATGGTATCACATTATTCTTATCCATTTATGAATTTATGGAAGTGAACAGTTGATTTTGAACATTTCAAAAAGAATATTGGACAATAGACTTGAGAGGGATGAGTATTAATCTGAGACGAAGAGTattcatatctatatctatattaattCAATTTTAGCTTAAATTTTAGTTATAACTCGTTTAATTAACATATATAATTTTCATGAtggctctattaatcgagtcaacgacaagcgtcgatttattgacgacttgacttGTAACACCTTGATTCTGAAATCAGTTGTATGGTGCGCCACGTAGATACAACTGGGCAGATGTgtagttttgtaaatattgcaaaaTAAAAGGACTTGTGTGCAATTTTGCATGGACGAGTTTAGGACAAATATGGCAGATCTCGAAACCTttttcttcatcttcaaacaccccaattctagagtgagaaggggcttagagagagaaagctcaaattagTGAAGAAGGTGTTGTTTGTCACCCAAATTGGAACTCATTCCTTGTGTTGCAGCCATCTAGCTTCATTTTGGCTCTTGAGGTAAAtcttattttgaattttttttgttcgatttcaattttgggttagggtttgagttggtGATGGGTTCTAAaccccacttcttgtggtaatttgGGGTCTTGGGTATATAATTGGGTGTGTAAACTCTAATTGTGTGGGTTTTAGGTCTAACGACGAATTTGGGAGTTTTGGTCTTTGAGTTGGGTGTTTACATGCTAATAAATAAGTAATTGTTGTGTTAGAAGTGTGTTGTGTGTCAAGACTAAAGATTGagttgttttggtgtcaaaactaggGTTTGGATCTAGTTTTGGTTATTAAGCACATAAGTACTTGTATTGTGTTGCAAATTGGGGTCTTTAAACTCAATCACTATTTATTAGTGATTATGGACTAGACTTAACTTGTTTTAGGAGGTCTAGTGCAATTTGAGTAAAAGTAGAAGTGATTAGTGTATAATCATTATCTAATTAGTGACTATGGGGCCTAGATTTAGTCTATTGTAGGTCAAGTACAATATGTGTTAGATTGTACTTATTAGCGTGGGTTAGAATTACTACCCGAAATGGTAAttgggttgaaatgtcccgttcttattgattaaaaacgttccatattaattgatttcgttgcgaggttttgacctctatatgagacgtttttcaaagactgcattcatttttaaaacaaaccataacctttatttcataaataaaggtttaaaaagctttacgtagattatcaaataatgataatctaaaatatcctgtttacacacgaccattacataatggtttacaatacaaatatgttacatcgaaatcagtttcttgaatgcagtttttacacaatatcatacaaacatggactccaaatcttgtccttattttagtatgcaacagcggaagctcttagtattcacctgagaataaacatgctttaaacgtcaacaaaaatgttggtgagttataggtttaacctatatatatcaaatcgtaacaatagaccacaagatttcatatttcaatacacatcccatacatagagataaaaatcattcatatggtgaacacctggtaaccgacattaacaagatgcatatataagaatatccccatcattccgggacaccattcggatatgatataaatttcgaagtactaaagcatccggtactttggatggggtttgttaggcccaatagatctatctttaggattcgcgtcaattagggtgtctgttccctaattcttagattaccggacttaataaaaaggggcatattcgatttcgataattcaaccatagaatgtagtttcacgtacgtgtgtctattttgtaaatcatttataaaacctgcatgtattctcatcccaaaaatattagattttaaaagtgggactataacccactttcacagattttttacttcgtcggaaagtaagacttggccactggttgattcacgaacctataacaatatatacatatatatcaaagtatgttcaaaatatatttacaacacttttaatatattttgatgttttaagtttattaagtcagctgtcctcgttagtaacctacaactaattgtccacagttagatgtacagaaataaatcgataaatattatcttgaatcaatccacgacccagtgtatacgtatctcagtattgatcacaactcaaactatatatattttggaatcaacctcaaccctgtatagctaactccaacattcacatatagagtgtctatggttgttccgaaatatatatagatgtgtcgacatgataggtcgaaacattgtatacgtgtctatggtatttcaagattacataatatataatacaagttgattaagttatggttggaatagatttgttaccaattttcacgtagttaaaatgagaaaaattatccaatcttgttttacccataacttcttcattttaaatccgttttgagtgaatcaaattgctatggtttcatattgaactctattttatgaatctaaacagaaaaagtatagttttatagtcggaaaaataagttacaagtcattttttgtaaaggtagtcatttcagtcgaaagaacgacgtctagatgaccattttagaaaacatacttccactttgagtttaaccataatttttggatatagtttcatgttcataataaaaataattttccgagaataacaacttttaaatcaaagtttatcatagtttttaattaactaacccaaaacagcccgcggtgttactacgacggcgtaaatccggttttacggtgtttttcgtgtttccaggttttaaatcattaagttagcatatcatatagatatagaacatgtgtttagttgattttaaaagtaaagttataaggattaacttttgtttgcgaacaagtttagaattaactaaactatgttctagtgattacaagtttaaaccttcgaataagatagctttatatgtatgaattgaatgatgttatgaacatcattactacctcaatttccttggataaaactactgaaaatgagaaaaatagatctagcttcaaaggatccttggatggcttgaaagttcttgaagcagaatcatgacacgaaaacaatttcaagtacgatttccactcgaaataagattgttatagttatagaaattgaattaaagtttgaatatgattattaccttgtattagaaagataacctactgtaagaaacaaagatttcttgaggttggatgatcaccttacaagattggaagtgagctagcaaacttgaaagtattcttgattttatgtaactagaacttgtagaatttatgaagaacacttagaacttgaagatagaacttgagagagatcaattagatgaataaaatttaagaatgaaagtgtttgtaggtgtttttggtcgttggtgtatggattagatataaaggatatgtaattttgttttcatgtaaataagtcatgaatgattactcatatttttgtaattttatgagatatttcatgctagttgccaaatgatggttcccacatgtgttaggtgactcacatgggctgctaagagctgatcattggagtgtatataccaatagtacatacatctaaaagctatgtattgtacgagtacgaatacgggtgcatacgagtagaattgttgatgaaactgaacgaggatgtaattgtaagcatttttgttaagtagaagtattttgataagtgtattgaagtctttcaaaagtgtat comes from Rutidosis leptorrhynchoides isolate AG116_Rl617_1_P2 chromosome 4, CSIRO_AGI_Rlap_v1, whole genome shotgun sequence and encodes:
- the LOC139840804 gene encoding transcription initiation factor TFIID subunit 15b-like translates to MPGYGHEGDGSAPPPVGGGYAGTGGGYGSSGGGGYGSSGGGGGGGGYGSRGGAREGGSGGGYGGGGGYQGGGDQGRIGGGGGREGDWPCPNPDQGSQPQSQGGYGGRPKSQGGSGGALAEAPAKVKKCHETCDKSCDNARIYISNLPPDVTVDELRALFGGLGQIGRIKQERSYNDTWPYDITIYTDEHGKNKGDAVLVFENPYIAHAAGGFYNNHELRGHIISVEMAEKSPPRPPPPAQGGGRIGGYGGGGGRRDNYRDPQDRIYYSGNWPRPY